The following are encoded together in the Triticum dicoccoides isolate Atlit2015 ecotype Zavitan chromosome 6B, WEW_v2.0, whole genome shotgun sequence genome:
- the LOC119322590 gene encoding BRCT domain-containing protein At4g02110-like, which yields MVRRGGADAGRLGGGCTHVVACGRVYDDPVCAAARAQGNKVVSELWVDDSLDRGFLADADRVIYWPTKDLNGIPGSDSLQICLTGYQRNDREDIMKMVSLMGAQFSKPLLGHVVTHLVCYKFEGEKYELAKRLGIKLANHRWLEDCLKSWEILPVDDYNKSSWQLEIMEVQAKDSEDEVEDDRKPFNNRSGVKHTPNPKNSIGTSHNPEVDVPIIPNDNQNMAVDRHLNTPGQIRNEESVVNNTHDIAAQGTPNISRLASSDNTDSGAPVQTPPVISGNREEVAVRNLNSPNQVQPAEYKYVGTDIATGALGTPSSSRMTVSANHHSHSPDETLMVPKNIATPIAMNAGAHSASMEVDGSVVNNGNAEVSESGIEKTIPHQYAGVTSKKGSSSTSTTEKQTTPLKKVPLSRVASALAKKQQSVPSKLNDAHVGSNLEFTKVTSQENIETQSSDETVMVQTNIATPRAKNPGAKRPHSANMEVDGSVVHNDKAVVSESETGKTIPHQHAGVTSEKGTSSASATERKAKSPKKAAVGGMRRSGLAKRQQGVHTKTNDAQVGSDLELGKVTTQENIEIHSSSEALMVPQNIATPKAKNAGAKRPRGASMEVDVSLVGNGKAVVSESETGKMIPRPHAGATSEKDTSSASATERKTTPPKKVPVGGARRSALAKRQQSIHTELNDAHVESDLELSKVISQENIETDPKRFCSGANDDEHGRKSPKKLPNTRVKNTVVKKSRKSDTSTTIEPPVDKAETVPAESLFDDLFPSENVKDDPKKLSSSASVDGCGTVSPENILRTRVRKVVAKRKIKNVEDKSGSKHCKIGSSIVSAAKTFSSKRMESECNIEKATAGQDSLKDNNDGTRDVSELSCEDTVTVDKSEGMHNSKLRSSGRNKAPASEHDNDNQQDHGDLSLKTSHGNGGLNSKFALKSKKNKTGMLDKHGGIDKSEGMHTSKLRCSKRNQAPASDHDNDNRQDHGSKDTVTVDKSEGTHNSKLRSSARNKAPASEHDNENQQDHGGKDTVTVGKSEGMHNSKLRSRGRNKAPASDHDTENRQDHGSKDTVTVDKSEGIHNSKLRSSARNKTPSDHDNENRQNHDLNSKFALESNCGNGDLNSKFALESMKNNTDVLEKHGGIEGNGAGTLITLDPACFILSGHRQQRKEYRSILRRLKGRVCRDSHHWAYQATHFIAPNPLRRTEKFFAAAAAGRWILKSDYLTSCNEAGKLLAEEPFEWSGTGLNEGETISFEAPRKWRVLRQQMGHGAFYGMQIVVYGQLIALSLDTVKRAVRAGDGNILATAPPYTRFLDSGVDFAVISAGMPSVDAWVQEFIRHDIPCISADYLVEYVCKPGYPLDTHVLFKTNRLANKSLDKLLKNQQEVATDNLEASEDDGDDDLSCAACGSTDRAEVMLICGSEDGTVGCGVGMHIDCCDPPLDRVPDDDWLCPKCEAPKAKKKPPRGAASKSRGSSKQRR from the exons ATGGTGCGGCGCGGCGGCGCCGACGCCGGGAGGCTCGGCGGCGGGTGCACCCACGTCGTCGCCTGCGGCCGCGTCTAC GACGACCCCGTGTGCGCGGCGGCGCGGGCGCAAGGGAACAAGGTCGTCAGCGAGCTCTGGGTGGACGATAGCCTCGACCGTGGTTTTCTCGCCGACGCCGACAGG GTTATTTACTGGCCAACAAAAGATTTGAACGGAATACCAGGCAGCGACTCGCTGCAGATTTGTCTGACCGGGTACCAAAGGAATGACCGTGAAGATATAATG AAAATGGTCTCTTTGATGGGCGCACAGTTCTCCAAGCCTTTGTTAGGGCATGTAGTCACTCATCTTGTGTGCTATAAATTTGAAG GTGAGAAGTATGAGCTTGCCAAAAGGCTGGGGATCAAGCTTGCTAATCACCGGTGGTTGGAAGATTG CTTAAAGTCATGGGAAATTCTTCCAGTAGATGATTATAACAAGAG TAGCTGGCAACTAGAGATAATGGAGGTGCAAGCCAAGGATTCAGAAGATGAAGTAGAAGATGATCGAAAGCCATTCAACAACAGATCTGGAGTTAAGCATACTCCCAACCCAAAAAACAGCATAGGAACTTCTCACAATCCTGAGGTTGATGTACCTATTATTCCCAATGATAATCAAAATATGGCTGTGGATAGACATCTGAACACTCCAGGTCAGATCAGAAATGAAGAAAGTGTCGTCAACAATACACATGATATCGCAGCTCAAGGCACTCCTAACATTAGTAGGTTGGCAAGTTCTGATAACACTGATAGTGGTGCTCCCGTTCAAACTCCTCCTGTTATCAGTGGCAATAGAGAGGAAGTTGCAGTAAGAAATTTGAACAGTCCAAATCAGGTCCAGCCAGCAGAATACAAATATGTTGGTACAGACATTGCAACTGGTGCATTGGGGACCCCAAGCTCAAGCAGGATGACAGTTTCTGCTAACCATCATTCCCATTCCCCAGATGAGACCCTCATGGTACCAAAGAACATAGCAACTCCTATAGCAATGAATGCAGGTGCCCACAGTGCTAGCATGGAGGTTGATGGTTCAGTGGTTAACAATGGCAATGCAGAAGTTTCTGAATCAGGGATTGAAAAAACGATTCCTCACCAGTATGCTGGTGTGACCTCTAAAAAGGGCTCCAGTAGTACAAGTACAACAGAAAAACAAACAACACCACTGAAGAAGGTTCCACTTAGCAGAGTGGCGAGTGCCCTTGCTAAGAAGCAACAGAGTGTTCCCTCTAAGTTAAATGATGCACATGTAGGATCCAATTTGGAGTTCACTAAGGTGACTTCTCAGGAAAATATTGAGACCCAATCCTCAGATGAGACCGTGATGGTACAAACGAACATAGCAACTCCTAGGGCAAAGAACCCAGGTGCCAAGAGGCCCCACAGTGCTAACATGGAGGTTGATGGATCAGTGGTTCACAATGACAAGGCAGTAGTTTCTGAATCAGAGACTGGCAAAACGATTCCTCACCAGCATGCTGGTGTAACGTCTGAAAAGGGCACCAGTAGTGCAAGTGCAACAGAAAGGAAAGCAAAGTCCCCAAAGAAGGCTGCAGTTGGTGGAATGAGAAGAAGTGGTCTTGCGAAGAGGCAACAGGGTGTTCACACTAAGACAAATGATGCACAGGTAGGATCTGATTTGGAGTTGGGTAAGGTGACTACTCAGGAAAATATCGAGATCCACTCTTCAAGTGAGGCTCTCATGGTACCACAGAACATAGCAACTCCTAAAGCAAAGAATGCAGGTGCCAAGAGGCCCCGTGGTGCTAGCATGGAGGTTGATGTATCATTGGTTGGCAATGGTAAGGCAGTAGTTTCTGAATCAGAGACTGGCAAAATGATTCCTCGCCCGCATGCTGGTGCAACCTCTGAAAAGGACACCAGTAGTGCAAGTGCAACAGAAAGAAAGACAACACCTCCAAAGAAGGTTCCAGTTGGTGGAGCGAGAAGAAGTGCCCTTGCGAAGAGACAACAGAGTATTCACACCGAGTTAAATGATGCACATGTAGAATCTGATTTGGAGTTGAGTAAGGTGATTTCTCAGGAAAATATCGAGACAGACCCTAAGAGGTTTTGTAGCGGCGCAAATGATGATGAACATGGAAGAAAGTCACCCAAGAAGTTGCCTAATACCAGAGTGAAAAATACAGTTGTTAAGAAGTCTCGAAAATCTGACACCAGCACGACCATTGAACCACCAGTTGATAAAGCTGAAACAGTCCCTGCAGAGTCACTGTTTGATGACTTGTTTCCTTCAGAAAATGTTAAAGATGACCCCAAAAAGCTTTCAAGCAGTGCAAGTGTGGATGGTTGTGGCACAGTTTCCCCTGAGAACATATTGAGAACTAGAGTTAGGAAAGTGGTTGCCAAGAGGAAAATAAAAAATGTGGAAGACAAGTCAGGCAGCAAGCATTGCAAAATTGGTAGTAGCATTGTATCTGCAGCTAAAACATTCTCATCAAAGAGAATGGAAAGTGAATGCAATATTGAGAAAGCAACTGCCGGCCAAGACTCCCTGAAAGACAATAATGATGGTACGAGAGACGTATCTGAATTGTCTTGCGAAGATACTGTCACAGTAGACAAGTCAGAAGGAATGCACAATTCCAAGTTGAGAAGTAGTGGAAGAAATAAAGCTCCTGCTTCAGAGCATGACAATGATAACCAACAAGACCATGGTGATCTCAGTTTGAAAACCAGTCATGGAAATGGTGGTTTGAATTCCAAATTTGCTTTGAAATCAAAGAAGAACAAAACAGGTATGCTTGACAAGCATGGAGGGATAGACAAGTCAGAAGGAATGCACACTTCTAAGTTGAGATGCAGTAAAAGAAATCAAGCTCCTGCTTCTGACCATGACAACGATAACCGACAAGACCATGGTAGCAAAGATACTGTCACTGTGGACAAGTCAGAAGGAACTCACAATTCTAAGTTGAGATCTAGTGCAAGAAATAAAGCTCCTGCATCAGAACATGACAATGAGAACCAGCAAGATCATGGTGGCAAAGATACTGTCACCGTAGGCAAGTCAGAAGGAATGCACAATTCTAAGTTGAGAAGTAGGGGAAGAAATAAAGCTCCTGCTTCAGACCATGACACTGAGAACCGACAAGACCATGGTAGCAAAGATACTGTCACCGTAGACAAGTCAGAAGGAATACACAATTCTAAGCTGAGATCTAGTGCAAGAAATAAAACTCCTTCAGACCATGATAATGAGAACCGACAAAACCATGATCTGAATTCCAAATTTGCCTTGGAATCCAATTGTGGAAATGGTGATCTGAATTCCAAATTTGCTTTGGAATCAATGAAGAACAACACGGACGTTCTTGAAAAGCATGGAGGGATTGAAGGAAATGGAGCTGGAACCTTGATCACATTGGACCCTGCATGCTTTATTTTAAGTGGACATCGTCAGCAGAGAAAAGAATACCGGTCAATACTTAGACGCCTGAAGGGACGAGTTTGCAGGGATTCACATCATTGGGCATATCAAGCAACACATTTTATTGCCCCGAACCCCCTTAGGAGAACTGAGAAGTTCTTTGCAGCTGCTGCTGCAGGCAG GTGGATCCTCAAGAGTGATTACTTGACCTCTTGCAATGAGGCTGGCAAGTTATTGGCTGAAGAGCCGTTTGAATGGTCTGGTACGGGCCTCAATGAGGGTGAAACGATTAGCTTTGAAGCTCCCAGGAAATGGCGTGTTCTAAGGCAGCAGATGGGTCATGGTGCCTTCTACGGAATGCAGATAGTCGTCTATGGACAGCTCATTGCTCTGTCACTG GATACGGTGAAGCGTGCGGTGCGTGCAGGCGACGGCAACATCCTAGCAACCGCACCGCCATACACTCGGTTCCTGGACTCCGGTGTCGACTTCGCTGTGATCTCAGCGGGCATGCCCAGCGTGGACGCATGGGTCCAAGAGTTCATCCGTCACGACATCCCGTGCATCAGCGCCGACTATCTGGTCGAGTACGTCTGCAAGCCTGGCTACCCCCTGGACACGCACGTCCTCTTCAAGACGAACCGTCTGGCCAACAAGTCCCTGGACAAGCTGCTGAAGAACCAGCAGGAGGTAGCCACGGATAACCTGGAAGCATCCGAGGACGATGGCGATGATGACCTGAGCTGTGCAGCCTGCGGGAGCACGGACCGGGCGGAGGTGATGCTGATCTGCGGCAGCGAGGACGGCACGGTCGGCTGCGGGGTCGGCATGCACATCGACTGCTGCGACCCTCCCCTGGACCGCGTCCCGGACGACGACTGGCTGTGCCCCAAGTGCGAGGCGCCCAAGGCCAAGAAGAAACCCCCGAGGGGCGCGGCGAgcaagtcgagaggatcatccaagCAGCGGAGGTGA